One genomic window of [Clostridium] scindens ATCC 35704 includes the following:
- the larC gene encoding nickel pincer cofactor biosynthesis protein LarC yields the protein MAAALLDLGADQQALKDALESLPLEGFRIEIGRVKKSGLDACDFAVILDSAHENHDHDMEYLHGHGTVHSHSHKGSHEHRGMKEILHIIDNGAMTREAKAIAKRIFGILAQAEAKAHGVPLEEVHFHEVGAVDSIVDIISVAVCLDNLGITECIVPVLYEGCGTIRCQHGILPVPVPAVANIASEHNLDLCITESKGEFVTPTGAAIVAAIRTAKELPETFSLRKIGIGAGKREYDRPGILRAMLIEGQASYGRDCIWKLETNMDDCTGEALGYVMDRLFEAGARDVSYTPVYMKKNRPAYQLNVICTEENVKQMEQIIFEETTTIGIRRQQMERSVLARSMETVRTCLGDAQVKVCALGSQIRKYPEYQSVVRLCKEHDRSFQEVYQMVLSECMKEEGSRTEVPRW from the coding sequence ATGGCTGCAGCGCTTTTGGACCTTGGAGCGGATCAGCAGGCGTTAAAGGATGCACTTGAGAGCCTGCCGCTGGAAGGCTTCCGGATCGAAATCGGCAGGGTAAAGAAATCCGGGCTTGATGCCTGCGACTTCGCGGTGATTCTGGACAGCGCCCATGAAAACCACGATCATGATATGGAGTATCTGCACGGACATGGAACGGTACATAGCCATAGTCATAAAGGAAGCCATGAGCACCGTGGAATGAAGGAAATCCTGCATATCATAGACAATGGCGCAATGACACGGGAGGCGAAAGCAATCGCAAAGCGTATCTTTGGCATATTGGCTCAGGCAGAAGCCAAAGCCCACGGCGTTCCTTTGGAAGAGGTTCATTTCCATGAAGTGGGGGCAGTGGATTCTATCGTGGATATTATCAGCGTCGCCGTATGTCTGGATAATCTTGGAATTACGGAATGCATCGTCCCTGTCCTGTATGAAGGGTGCGGCACCATCCGGTGCCAGCATGGCATTCTTCCGGTGCCGGTACCGGCGGTTGCGAATATCGCATCCGAACATAATCTGGATCTTTGCATAACTGAATCCAAAGGCGAATTCGTAACGCCTACCGGAGCGGCAATCGTAGCGGCAATCAGGACAGCAAAGGAGTTGCCGGAAACATTTTCCCTAAGGAAAATAGGCATAGGGGCCGGGAAAAGAGAGTATGACAGGCCTGGAATCCTAAGAGCCATGCTGATTGAAGGGCAGGCGTCTTATGGCAGAGACTGCATCTGGAAGTTGGAAACCAATATGGATGACTGCACGGGAGAGGCGCTGGGGTACGTAATGGATCGCCTCTTTGAGGCCGGAGCCAGAGATGTAAGCTATACGCCTGTCTATATGAAGAAAAACCGTCCGGCTTATCAGTTGAACGTCATCTGTACGGAAGAAAATGTAAAGCAGATGGAACAGATCATATTTGAAGAGACGACAACCATCGGCATCCGCAGGCAGCAGATGGAGCGGAGCGTCCTCGCGCGCAGCATGGAGACGGTTCGCACATGCCTCGGGGATGCGCAGGTAAAAGTATGCGCTCTGGGCTCGCAGATAAGGAAATATCCGGAATACCAGAGTGTTGTCAGACTTTGTAAGGAGCATGATAGATCATTTCAGGAAGTTTACCAGATGGTCCTTTCGGAGTGTATGAAGGAGGAAGGGAGTCGGACAGAAGTTCCTCGTTGGTAA
- the hypB gene encoding hydrogenase nickel incorporation protein HypB — protein sequence MGEFRVLEIKQSVFADNDRRAKELRKELKEKKVFLLNLMSSPGSGKTTTLSRTIERLKDEMKIGVMEADIDSDVDAKTIASLGVKAIQLHTGGMCHLDADMTAQGLAGLETGDVELAILENVGNLVCPAEFDTGAVKNAMILSVPEGDDKPLKYPLMFSICDVVLINKIDVLPYFDFDMEACRKNILMRNPNARIIPICARTGEGMEEWTDWLRDQVKEWNG from the coding sequence ATGGGAGAATTCAGGGTTCTTGAAATCAAGCAGAGCGTTTTTGCGGATAATGACAGGCGTGCAAAGGAACTGAGGAAAGAATTAAAAGAAAAGAAGGTATTTCTGCTGAACCTTATGTCTTCGCCGGGATCAGGAAAGACGACGACTCTGTCGCGTACGATCGAGCGGCTGAAAGACGAGATGAAGATCGGCGTTATGGAGGCAGATATCGATTCCGATGTGGATGCAAAGACGATTGCCAGCCTTGGAGTTAAAGCAATCCAGCTTCACACCGGAGGCATGTGCCACCTGGATGCAGATATGACGGCACAGGGACTTGCCGGACTGGAGACTGGAGATGTGGAACTTGCCATTCTGGAAAATGTGGGCAATCTGGTATGCCCGGCGGAATTTGATACGGGAGCGGTAAAGAATGCCATGATTCTAAGCGTGCCGGAGGGAGACGATAAGCCGCTTAAATATCCGCTCATGTTTTCCATCTGCGATGTAGTCCTTATTAACAAGATTGACGTGCTGCCGTATTTTGATTTCGATATGGAAGCATGCAGGAAGAATATTCTGATGCGTAATCCCAATGCACGGATCATTCCAATCTGTGCCCGTACCGGGGAAGGCATGGAGGAATGGACGGACTGGCTGAGAGATCAGGTAAAGGAATGGAACGGATAG
- a CDS encoding FAD-dependent oxidoreductase gives MSERRELILQLGQMITDRIGHKVTTEDPEYWGLACIVTDEMAEVALKMKVRKPMTFEQMLKVTGKEEKKLQELLDEMSRVGLIEYNWENPKREKQYVLPMFVPGSAEFTNMNKQQLEEHPELGRFFERMSRLPLEKVTPMVPPGGAGIGMHVIPVEKAIEMENQSIDIEHISHWLKKYNGKYAASPCSCRMSRQTYDEGCADDPEDWCIAVGDMADYVVETNKGGRYITYDEVMEILKRAEDNGFVHQITNIDGENKIFAICNCNVNVCYALRTSQLFNTPNMSRSAYVARVETQDCVACGRCVEYCPAGAVKLGQKLCTKDGPVSYPKHELPDGAKWGPEKWDEDYRDKNRINCYDTGTAPCKTACPAHIAVQGYLKKAAQGKYRDALALIKKENPFPAVCGHVCNRRCEDACTRGTVDQAVAIDEVKKFIARQDLEAENRYIPPIVPPTTGRLFEEKIAIIGGGPAGLSCAFYLAEKGYRPVVFEKNEKPGGMLVYGIPSFKLEKDVVDAEIEIIRQMGVEIRCGIEVGKDITLDELRAQGYKAFYLAIGCQGGRLAGIPGETAEGVMTAVDFLRKTGADKSYPVEGRTVVVGGGNVAIDVARTATRCGASEVSMYCLEGRDIMPASAEEVEEAEEEGIAVNCGWGPKEILTQDGKVTGIVFKKCLSVFNEEKRFAPVYDEEDTVTVPCERVFLSIGQSIQWGELLNGSKVELGRGNAAVADPVTYQSSEPDIFVGGDVYTGPKFAIDAIAAGKEGAISIHRFVQPRSSLTIGRNRRQFIELDKENIKLDAYDNSSRQIPGIDETIDRRKSFRDARKTFTEEQVRIETARCLGCGASVVDENKCIGCGVCTTKCEFDAIHLYREHPECSKMYRSEDKFKAILPYAMKRGLKIKFGRKSQ, from the coding sequence ATGTCAGAACGAAGGGAATTGATTTTGCAGCTGGGTCAGATGATCACAGACCGAATAGGCCATAAAGTGACCACAGAGGATCCGGAATACTGGGGGCTTGCCTGTATCGTCACCGATGAGATGGCAGAAGTAGCGTTAAAGATGAAGGTGCGAAAGCCTATGACGTTTGAGCAGATGCTGAAGGTTACGGGGAAAGAGGAAAAGAAGCTTCAGGAACTGCTGGATGAAATGAGCCGGGTAGGGCTTATCGAATACAACTGGGAGAATCCAAAGCGGGAGAAGCAATATGTGCTTCCCATGTTCGTGCCAGGCAGCGCGGAATTCACTAATATGAATAAGCAGCAGCTTGAAGAGCATCCGGAACTGGGCAGGTTCTTCGAGCGGATGTCCAGGCTTCCTTTGGAGAAGGTAACCCCTATGGTTCCTCCGGGAGGCGCAGGCATCGGCATGCATGTCATACCAGTGGAGAAAGCCATTGAGATGGAGAATCAATCCATTGATATCGAGCATATCTCCCACTGGCTTAAGAAATATAATGGCAAATACGCCGCAAGCCCCTGCTCCTGCCGAATGTCCCGCCAGACTTATGATGAAGGCTGCGCCGATGATCCCGAAGACTGGTGCATCGCGGTAGGAGATATGGCGGACTATGTGGTGGAGACGAATAAGGGTGGAAGATATATTACATACGACGAAGTGATGGAGATTCTCAAGCGTGCGGAGGACAACGGGTTCGTGCATCAGATTACCAACATTGACGGCGAGAATAAGATATTTGCCATCTGTAACTGCAATGTCAATGTCTGTTACGCCCTTCGGACTTCCCAACTGTTTAATACTCCCAATATGTCCCGCTCTGCCTATGTGGCAAGAGTGGAGACGCAGGACTGCGTAGCCTGCGGGCGCTGCGTGGAGTATTGTCCGGCAGGCGCGGTCAAGCTGGGACAGAAGCTGTGCACCAAGGACGGTCCCGTATCCTATCCGAAGCATGAACTTCCGGATGGCGCAAAATGGGGACCGGAAAAGTGGGATGAGGATTACCGGGATAAGAACCGGATCAATTGCTATGATACTGGAACGGCCCCATGCAAGACCGCCTGTCCGGCGCACATCGCTGTACAGGGGTATCTGAAGAAGGCAGCCCAGGGCAAGTACAGGGACGCGCTGGCGCTGATCAAAAAGGAGAATCCATTCCCCGCAGTCTGCGGGCATGTGTGCAACCGCCGATGCGAAGATGCTTGTACCCGGGGAACGGTAGACCAGGCGGTGGCCATCGACGAAGTGAAGAAGTTTATCGCCCGGCAGGATCTGGAAGCAGAGAACCGGTATATTCCGCCAATCGTTCCTCCTACGACAGGCCGTCTGTTCGAAGAGAAGATCGCGATCATCGGAGGCGGACCGGCCGGACTAAGCTGCGCATTCTATCTGGCAGAGAAGGGATACCGTCCGGTCGTATTCGAGAAGAATGAGAAGCCGGGAGGCATGCTGGTGTATGGCATTCCATCGTTTAAGCTGGAAAAGGATGTGGTGGATGCAGAGATAGAGATTATCCGCCAGATGGGCGTTGAGATACGCTGCGGTATCGAGGTGGGCAAGGATATCACCTTGGATGAACTGCGCGCCCAGGGATATAAGGCATTCTATCTTGCCATAGGGTGCCAGGGCGGAAGACTGGCAGGCATCCCTGGCGAGACGGCAGAGGGCGTGATGACGGCGGTAGACTTCCTTCGTAAGACGGGAGCAGATAAGTCCTATCCGGTAGAGGGACGCACGGTCGTTGTGGGCGGCGGAAATGTAGCGATCGATGTGGCGCGCACCGCGACAAGATGCGGCGCTTCAGAAGTGTCTATGTATTGTCTGGAAGGCAGGGACATTATGCCGGCATCCGCGGAGGAAGTAGAGGAAGCAGAGGAAGAAGGAATCGCTGTGAACTGCGGCTGGGGGCCAAAAGAAATATTGACGCAGGATGGAAAGGTCACCGGCATCGTATTCAAGAAATGCCTGTCTGTGTTCAATGAAGAAAAGCGCTTTGCTCCTGTCTATGATGAAGAAGATACGGTTACGGTTCCTTGCGAGCGAGTGTTCTTAAGCATCGGACAAAGCATCCAGTGGGGAGAACTGCTGAATGGCTCCAAAGTAGAACTTGGAAGAGGAAATGCGGCGGTAGCGGATCCGGTGACCTATCAGAGTTCCGAGCCGGATATCTTTGTAGGCGGCGATGTATACACAGGACCCAAATTCGCGATTGACGCCATTGCGGCAGGCAAGGAAGGAGCCATCTCCATCCACAGGTTTGTGCAGCCGCGCAGCAGCCTTACCATCGGAAGGAACCGGCGTCAGTTTATCGAACTGGATAAAGAGAATATCAAGCTGGATGCTTATGACAATTCCTCGCGCCAGATACCGGGAATAGATGAAACCATTGATCGGCGCAAGTCATTCAGGGATGCACGCAAGACGTTTACGGAAGAACAGGTGCGGATTGAGACTGCCCGATGCCTGGGCTGCGGCGCGTCTGTCGTGGACGAGAATAAATGTATCGGCTGCGGCGTGTGCACGACAAAATGCGAATTTGACGCGATCCATCTTTACCGCGAGCATCCGGAGTGCAGTAAAATGTACCGGTCTGAGGATAAGTTCAAGGCGATTCTGCCATATGCGATGAAGCGGGGGCTTAAGATTAAGTTTGGAAGGAAGAGCCAGTGA
- a CDS encoding hydrogenase maturation nickel metallochaperone HypA, translated as MHELGIVFHIINSLESVGRENQLTQVANVTLEIGEVSGVVDSYLKDCWKWASEKSSLLRGAKLITQEIPAVTYCEDCHQTYGTVEHGKVCPFCLGGNTYLVAGNEFNIKEIEAC; from the coding sequence ATGCACGAACTGGGAATTGTATTTCATATCATCAACAGCCTGGAATCGGTGGGCAGGGAAAACCAGCTTACCCAAGTGGCAAATGTAACGCTGGAAATCGGGGAAGTCTCAGGCGTAGTGGATTCTTATTTGAAAGACTGCTGGAAATGGGCATCTGAAAAATCGTCTCTGCTGCGGGGAGCCAAACTGATTACCCAGGAGATACCGGCGGTGACATATTGCGAGGACTGCCATCAGACCTATGGAACGGTGGAGCACGGGAAAGTATGTCCGTTCTGCTTGGGGGGAAATACATATCTGGTGGCAGGAAACGAATTTAATATCAAGGAAATAGAGGCATGCTGA
- a CDS encoding DUF5692 family protein, translating into MLFQIYGENAGWQLLGWLLVFAGLILANELARRTKVGGIFCFLIVPAALTVYFIAIYVGAANGAEWALNNPTYVHMNSWFHYAKLYAATAGCIGFMMLKYKWKIGKTNWFKVFPFVIVAINILIAVVSDFESGVRGAMALAEYGDRWWLSSENVWLYGGWWNWVNGIAGILNILCMTGWWGIYSSKDKKDMLWPDMTWCFIIAYDLWNFEYTYNNLPTHAWYCGLALLLAPTFANALWNKGGWIQNRANTLALWCMFAQVFPMFQDTSRFATIPILYSDGFMDAATRPAAVDPTMQGVVALLALAANVICLAVIIKRSKQQKKNPYKNEIFTDQKDFQIAMERAEV; encoded by the coding sequence ATGCTATTTCAAATCTATGGAGAGAATGCCGGCTGGCAGCTGCTTGGATGGCTATTGGTATTTGCGGGACTGATTCTTGCGAATGAACTGGCAAGACGTACGAAGGTGGGAGGGATATTCTGCTTTCTGATCGTACCGGCAGCATTGACCGTGTACTTCATTGCCATCTATGTTGGCGCGGCTAACGGTGCGGAGTGGGCGCTTAATAATCCTACCTATGTACATATGAATAGCTGGTTCCACTATGCAAAACTATACGCGGCTACCGCGGGATGCATCGGCTTCATGATGCTGAAGTATAAGTGGAAGATCGGCAAGACCAACTGGTTCAAGGTGTTCCCGTTTGTGATCGTGGCAATCAATATCCTGATCGCAGTCGTAAGCGACTTTGAGTCTGGCGTAAGGGGCGCGATGGCCCTGGCAGAGTATGGAGACCGCTGGTGGCTGTCATCCGAGAACGTATGGCTGTATGGCGGATGGTGGAACTGGGTCAACGGAATCGCCGGCATATTAAATATCCTTTGTATGACAGGATGGTGGGGAATCTATTCCTCCAAAGACAAAAAGGATATGCTGTGGCCGGATATGACCTGGTGCTTTATCATAGCCTATGACCTGTGGAACTTCGAGTATACTTACAACAACCTTCCGACCCACGCATGGTACTGCGGACTGGCGCTTCTGCTGGCTCCTACTTTTGCCAATGCGCTGTGGAATAAGGGCGGATGGATTCAGAACCGTGCTAACACGCTGGCATTGTGGTGCATGTTCGCGCAGGTATTCCCGATGTTCCAGGATACCAGCCGGTTCGCCACGATTCCGATCCTGTATTCCGATGGATTCATGGATGCAGCCACAAGACCTGCGGCAGTTGATCCGACGATGCAGGGCGTAGTGGCATTGCTGGCACTGGCAGCGAATGTGATCTGCCTGGCTGTGATTATCAAGCGGTCAAAACAGCAGAAGAAGAACCCCTATAAGAATGAAATATTCACGGATCAGAAAGATTTCCAGATTGCAATGGAAAGAGCGGAGGTATAA